Proteins encoded together in one Benincasa hispida cultivar B227 chromosome 1, ASM972705v1, whole genome shotgun sequence window:
- the LOC120072973 gene encoding uncharacterized protein LOC120072973, which translates to MGNEMGNNNTSEFREEEKAKSEGPEKSLPEGGANEVEADEVAGCLQKEARPSSGEADRENGDHVTEKEEKNKACNIEEFQMVPKRLPDRTKEDNEVDIKCKEYKEMEFDSEENRSNGNEHEHEKQASNQKEEQGERGSNLNTAVLSLGEPGLEKITDFKGNQHELLAESLIEDSNKSPEECKDALELSLNHSADCAMADSEENTNMDQVIDTDRDTDRENDGEKRKGSNFDMITYASKDPNSENSPDLKSMQHESSETNAKSLTGSSDDGDTDMEKKKGDLVEPRPCHGYTIPAAKNVDTKDEGTAIDLICHNSSCSLAEESLVIESPKSFMQVPEVEERCTVLKEEFQLREEHLGTETVVQDNIPTQSKISNGVQGEFNTIGSHSENSAEKTEVFPEFVAKSKNEKEAPGEDCEDSDGEYLEISEQGTDISNLSIGDYKHKHEDKGETTEVSTNNGHEGERREPDHESLFEPVLGFQHQIQQKETSITFQTAESTAQSISAPRQETCTVTEKSKYNPSDSPSYIQTASATLTETKPSTNPMDEQSFTALPFSTFGGEDQESPGRTSNESTSENSIGHIEMRKSPSFNIDIQSEGREGETEKTPLLYQIKTIEDLPNLQEISFPNPMEKRVVKLGRSDSENSRPSFPGFAKEREEPGMEFKAIDQNNFATDNKAAKDLPPPSPIRKGKRRTKSLIFGTCICCATAIN; encoded by the exons atgggaAATGAGATGGGAAACAATAACACGTCTGAGTTTAGAG AGGAAGAAAAGGCAAAATCTGAAGGTCCAGAAAAATCATTACCAGAAGGCGGGGCAAATGAAGTCGAAGCGGATGAAGTTGCAGGCTGCCTCCAAAAAGAGGCGAGGCCGAGTTCTGGTGAGGCAGATAGAGAAAATGGAGATCATGTCACAGAAAAAG aggaaaaaaataaagcatGTAATATAGAAGAGTTTCAAATGGTTCCTAAGAGATTACCTGACCGAACTAAAGAGGATAATGAAGTCGACATCAAGTGTAAAGAATATAAAGAAATGGAGTTCGACTCGGAAGAGAATAGATCCAATGGAAATGAGCACGAGCATGAAAAGCAGGCTTCAAATCAGAAAG AGGAACAAGGGGAGAGAGGTTCCAATTTGAACACAGCAGTACTTTCATTAGGTGAGCCGGGACTTGAGAAGATTACAGATTTCAAAGGTAATCAGCATGAATTGCTAGCCGAATCATTGATAGAAGACAGCAACAAATCCCCAGAAGAATGCAAGGACGCTTTGGAATTGAGCTTGAACCATTCAGCAGATTGTGCCATGGCAGATTCAGAAGAAAATACCAATATGGATCAAGTTATTGATACTGACCGAGATACTGATAGGGAAAATGATGGAGAGAAGAGAAAAGGTTCCAACTTCGACATGATAACAT ATGCATCAAAAGATCCAAATTCTGAAAATAGTCCAGATCTTAAGTCTATGCAGCATGAGTCATCTGAAACCAACGCTAAATCATTGACAGGATCAAGTGATGATGGAGACACAGATATGGAGAAGAAAAAAGGTGATCTAGTAGAGCCAAGGCCATGCCATGGATATACAATACCAGCTGCCAAAAATGTTGATACTAAAGATGAAGGAACTGCGATCGATTTGATATGTCATAATTCTTCATGTTCACTAGCAGAAGAGAGTTTGGTGATAGAATCACCAAAGTCATTCATGCAAGTTCCTGAGGTTGAAGAAAGATGCACGGTTTTGAAAGAAGAATTCCAATTAAGAGAAGAGCATTTGGGAACTGAAACAGTCGTTCAAGACAATATTCCAACTCAATCTAAGATTTCAAATGGGGTCCAAGGGGAATTTAACACGATTGGGTCACATTCCGAGAACAGTGCAGAAAAAACTGAAGTTTTTCCTGAATTTGTTGCCAAGTCCAAGAATGAGAAGGAGGCTCCTGGAGAGGATTGCGAGGATTCAGATGGAGAATATCTAGAAATTTCTGAACAAGGTACGGATATTTCAAATTTATCTATTGGAGATTACAAGCATAAGCATGAGGATAAGGGAGAGACGACGGAAGTTTCAACAAACAATGGACATGAAGGGGAAAGACGAGAACCAGATCATGAAAGCCTATTTGAACCTGTTTTAGGGTTTCAACATCAAATCCAGCAAAAGGAAACTTCAATCACATTTCAAACTGCAGAAAGTACAGCTCAATCAATCTCAGCACCGAGACAAGAAACCTGTACAGTAACTGAAAAATCCAAGTACAATCCCTCGGATTCCCCAAGTTATATCCAAACAGCTTCAGCAACACTCACAGAAACTAAACCATCGACAAATCCGATGGACGAACAGAGTTTTACGGCACTTCCATTCTCCACATTCGGAGGAGAAGATCAAGAATCTCCAGGAAGAACAAGCAACGAATCAACTTCCGAAAATTCAATTGGTCATATCGAGATGCGTAAATCGCCTAGCTTCAATATAGATATCCAAAGCGAAGGAAGGGAAGGAGAAACAGAGAAAACTCCATTGCTATACCAAATTAAGACAATCGAAGACTTACCAAATCTGCAGGAGATTAGCTTCCCAAATCCAATGGAGAAACGAGTTGTGAAGTTAGGAAGAAGCGATTCAGAGAATTCGAGACCTTCTTTCCCAGGGTTTGCGAAGGAAAGAGAAGAACCTGGTATGGAATTCAAAGCAATCGATCAAAACAACTTCGCCACCGATAATAAGGCAGCAAAAGACTTACCACCGCCATCGCCGATCCGTAAAGGGAAGCGCAGAACGAAATCCCTAATTTTTGGGACCTGCATCTGCTGTGCTACAGCGATCAATTGA
- the LOC120083574 gene encoding ATP sulfurylase 1, chloroplastic-like has product MASMATRFTKTPSPFHSIQRTSYTHLGAPIKVSIASSKSKKSHFRLRVSAGLIEPDGGRLVELLVEEPLRALKKKEALSLPRIELSSIDIQWAHVLSEGWASPLTGFMRESEFLQTLHFNSLRLPDGSVANMSVPIVLAIDDAQKHRIGDSTSVALFDANNNPIAILKDIEIYKHPKEERIARTWGTTAPGLPYVDQAITNAGNWLIGGDLEVIEPIKYHDGLDRFRQSPAELREEFTRRNADAVFAFQLRNPVHNGHALLMTDTRRRLLEMGYKNPILLLHPLGGYTKADDVPLSWRMKQHEKVLEDGVLDPETTVVSIFPSPMHYAGPTEVQWHAKARINAGANFYIVGRDPAGMGHPTEKRDLYDADHGKKVLSMAPGLERLNILPFRVAAYDKTQGKMAFFDPSRAQDFLFISGTKMRTLAKNKENPPEGFMCPGGWKVLVEYYDSLVPASSGRLPEPEAVLA; this is encoded by the exons ATGGCGTCCATGGCGACCCGTTTCACTAAAACCCCATCCCCATTTCATTCTATTCAAAGAACTTCTTACACCCATTTGGGCGCTCCAATTAAAGTCTCCATTGCTAGCTCCAAGTCGAAGAAGAGCCATTTTCGGCTCCGGGTTTCGGCCGGTTTGATCGAACCGGACGGCGGAAGGCTGGTGGAGCTTCTGGTTGAGGAACCCCTGAGGGCTCTGAAGAAGAAGGAAGCTTTATCCTTGCCGAGGATCGAGCTTTCTAGCATCGATATTCAATGGGCTCATGTGCTCAGCGAAGGATGGGCCAGTCCTCTTACCGGATTCATGAGAGAATCCGAGTTCCTCCAAACGCTTCATTTCAATTCGCTCAGACTTCCAGATGGGTCTGTGGCGAACATGTCAGTGCCCATTGTTCTGGCCATTGACGATGCCCAAAAGCACCGCATCGGGGACTCCACCAGTGTGGCTCTCTTTGACGCCAACAACAACCCCATCGCTATTCTCAAAGA TATTGAGATCTACAAGCACCCTAAAGAAGAAAGGATAGCTAGAACCTGGGGCACCACTGCTCCGGGGCTTCCTTACGTTGATCAAGCTATAACCAATGCTGGTAATTGGCTGATAGGAGGTGACTTAGAGGTTATAGAGCCAATCAAGTACCATGATGGCCTTGACCGTTTCCGACAGTCACCTGCAGAACTACGGGAGGAATTTACCCGGAGAAATGCAGATGCAGTGTTTGCATTTCAACTTCGAAATCCAGTACATAACGGGCATGCATTACTAATGACTGATACCCGCCGTCGACTGCTCGAGATGGGATACAAGAACCCCATTTTGTTGCTTCATCCTTTGGGTGGCTACACCAAGGCAGATGATGTTCCACTTAGTTGGCGAATGAAACAACATGAGAAG GTGCTCGAGGATGGTGTTCTTGATCCAGAGACAACAGTCGTCTCCATATTTCCATCTCCAATGCACTATGCAGGGCCAACTGAGGTGCAGTGGCATGCAAAGGCGAGAATTAATGCAGGAGCCAACTTTTACATTGTTGGACGCGACCCAGCTGGAATGGGTCATCCTACTGAGAAAAGGGATTTGTATGATGCTGACCATGGGAAGAAAGTTTTGAGCATGGCACCTGGACTAGAGCGGCTTAACATCCTTCCTTTCAGA GTTGCTGCTTATGATAAAACTCAGGGCAAGATGGCCTTCTTCGACCCCTCTAGAGCTCAGGATTTCCTCTTCATATCCGGAACCAAG ATGAGAACACTAGCAAAAAATAAAGAGAATCCACCAGAAGGGTTTATGTGCCCAGGTGGATGGAAGGTGTTGGTTGAATATTATGATAGTTTGGTACCTGCAAGCAGTGGCAGACTTCCTGAACCTGAAGCTGTTCTGGCGTAG